In Pasteurella multocida subsp. multocida OH4807, a genomic segment contains:
- a CDS encoding ABC transporter ATPase component (COG0488 ATPase components of ABC transporters with duplicated ATPase domains) yields the protein MALISLTNGYLSFSDYPLLDHTELHIEAGERVCLVGRNGAGKSTLMKILSGEVQMDDGRLQFEKDLVVSRLEQDPPRHASGNVFDYVAEGIEHLAELLKAYHHLSARLEQDCSESVLNQLADIQSKLDHADGWRFENKIKEVLVKLALHPDTPLSDLSGGWLRKAALARALVCDPDVLLLDEPTNHLDVEAIEWLETFLLGFSGSIIFISHDRSFIRNMATRIVDLDRGQSVSYPGNYDLYLSTKEENLRVEALQNTLFDKKLAQEEVWIRQGIKARRTRNEGRVRALKALREARRQRREVLGAAKLQIDNSSRSGKIVFELNNVSYTVAGKTLLHNFSTTILRGDKIALVGPNGCGKTTLIKLLLGEIQPTSGTIRCGTKLEIAYFDQYRADLDPEKSVMDNVADGKQDIEVNGIKRHVLGYLQDFLFPPKRAMTPVKALSGGERNRLLLAKLLLKPNNLLILDEPTNDLDVETLELLEEILTDYQGTLLIVSHDRQFIDNTATECVMFEGEGVLNEYVGGFHDAKQQQANYFAHKAEQANIKQKQTNTPLPESAVDIATTSMATKSSPRSGKLSYKEQRELEQLPQRLEELEAELNTLQREVSSTTFFQQPHEYTSAKLQALADAEQALEQAFSRWEVLEEKKTKH from the coding sequence ATGGCATTAATTTCCCTGACTAACGGTTACCTTTCCTTTAGTGATTATCCTTTATTAGATCATACTGAGTTACATATTGAGGCTGGCGAGCGAGTTTGTCTTGTTGGACGTAATGGAGCAGGGAAATCGACATTAATGAAAATTTTGTCTGGTGAGGTACAGATGGATGATGGCAGGCTACAATTTGAAAAAGATTTGGTTGTTTCTCGTTTAGAACAAGACCCACCACGTCATGCATCAGGCAATGTATTTGATTATGTTGCTGAGGGCATTGAGCACTTAGCTGAATTATTGAAAGCATATCATCATCTTTCAGCTAGGCTTGAACAAGATTGTAGTGAGTCCGTATTAAATCAGTTAGCGGACATCCAAAGCAAACTGGATCATGCAGATGGTTGGCGTTTTGAGAATAAAATTAAAGAAGTATTAGTTAAACTTGCGTTGCATCCAGACACGCCACTTTCTGACCTATCAGGAGGATGGTTACGTAAAGCCGCACTTGCTCGAGCATTAGTTTGCGATCCAGATGTTTTATTATTAGATGAACCCACAAACCATCTAGATGTAGAGGCAATTGAATGGCTTGAAACGTTTCTGTTAGGTTTTAGCGGAAGTATTATTTTTATTTCACATGACCGCTCGTTTATTCGCAACATGGCAACACGTATCGTAGATTTAGATCGGGGACAGTCGGTTTCTTACCCTGGCAACTATGATCTATATCTCAGTACAAAAGAAGAAAATTTACGAGTAGAAGCCTTACAAAATACGCTATTTGATAAAAAACTCGCACAAGAAGAAGTTTGGATTCGTCAGGGGATTAAAGCGAGAAGAACACGAAATGAAGGGCGGGTAAGAGCATTAAAAGCGTTACGTGAAGCACGTCGCCAACGTCGAGAAGTATTAGGGGCGGCTAAACTACAAATTGATAATTCAAGTCGATCAGGAAAGATCGTTTTTGAATTAAACAATGTTAGTTATACCGTTGCAGGTAAAACACTACTGCATAACTTTAGTACCACGATTCTACGTGGTGATAAAATTGCGTTAGTCGGACCAAACGGCTGTGGTAAAACGACATTAATTAAACTATTGCTAGGGGAAATCCAACCAACATCAGGTACGATTCGATGTGGGACAAAACTAGAGATTGCTTATTTTGATCAGTACCGTGCGGATCTCGATCCAGAAAAGAGCGTCATGGATAATGTTGCAGATGGCAAACAAGATATTGAAGTGAATGGAATAAAACGTCATGTGTTAGGGTATTTGCAAGATTTTTTATTTCCCCCTAAGCGTGCTATGACCCCCGTTAAAGCTTTGTCTGGTGGTGAACGAAATCGTTTGTTATTGGCAAAACTCCTATTGAAACCGAATAATTTATTGATTCTTGATGAGCCAACTAATGATTTAGATGTGGAAACATTAGAGTTGTTGGAGGAAATCCTGACTGACTATCAAGGTACATTGTTGATTGTAAGCCATGACCGACAATTTATTGATAACACTGCAACAGAATGTGTCATGTTTGAAGGAGAAGGTGTATTGAATGAATATGTCGGCGGGTTTCACGATGCGAAACAGCAGCAAGCAAATTATTTCGCTCATAAAGCTGAACAAGCGAATATAAAGCAAAAGCAGACAAATACACCGCTACCAGAAAGTGCGGTTGATATAGCAACGACTTCGATGGCAACAAAGAGTTCACCGCGCTCAGGAAAATTATCTTATAAAGAACAGCGTGAATTAGAACAGTTACCGCAGCGACTAGAAGAATTAGAGGCTGAACTCAATACTTTACAGCGCGAAGTGAGTAGTACGACATTTTTTCAACAGCCTCATGAATATACCTCCGCCAAACTTCAAGCTCTCGCAGACGCAGAACAAGCTTTAGAACAAGCTTTTTCTCGCTGGGAAGTGTTAGAGGAGAAGAAAACCAAACATTGA
- a CDS encoding transposase (COG3676 Transposase and inactivated derivatives), translating into MLLHKFRESLDKAKDLTPLHGEVHIDGAYTNYYIRPKNFRHKRIDRRKKRYQRADKSCVLVFRQRAVNQEVMKGADRSIVALVKEENTQDILHLTQRLVKPSSTIHADENPAYDSLTFYYDLWRVNHSQEYRSIDGITNNLAESFFARLRRAITGIYHKMNNKYLMFYANEIVWREDNRRKSVKEKFEQLLKCCLNTLPSRDFTGYWQGNKKAEALFGLASLTASNDLHYMNAA; encoded by the coding sequence GTGTTGCTACATAAATTTCGTGAATCCCTTGATAAAGCCAAAGATTTAACTCCACTACATGGCGAGGTTCATATTGATGGAGCTTATACGAACTACTACATTCGCCCTAAAAACTTTCGCCATAAACGTATTGATAGACGGAAGAAACGCTATCAACGTGCAGATAAGTCTTGTGTGTTGGTATTCCGTCAACGTGCGGTTAATCAAGAGGTCATGAAAGGGGCTGATAGAAGTATCGTTGCTTTAGTAAAGGAAGAAAATACGCAAGATATACTTCATTTAACGCAACGATTGGTCAAGCCAAGCAGCACGATTCATGCTGATGAAAATCCTGCCTATGACAGCCTTACCTTTTATTATGATTTATGGCGAGTAAATCATTCTCAAGAGTATCGTTCGATTGATGGTATAACGAATAATCTTGCTGAATCCTTTTTCGCACGACTACGACGAGCCATTACAGGTATCTACCACAAGATGAACAATAAATATCTGATGTTCTATGCAAATGAAATTGTATGGCGAGAAGATAACCGCCGAAAAAGTGTCAAAGAGAAATTTGAGCAATTACTAAAATGTTGCTTAAACACCTTACCTTCACGAGATTTTACAGGTTACTGGCAAGGCAATAAAAAAGCTGAAGCATTGTTTGGCTTAGCAAGTCTAACCGCTTCAAACGACTTACACTACATGAATGCAGCATAA
- a CDS encoding hypothetical protein (COG5039 Exopolysaccharide biosynthesis protein), whose protein sequence is MQNSTLSTLKDNLNIITELIIDKNDVFYIDIPFYFNVGDLLIYHGTERYFEQNGITPKLRACILSFDLEKAKQLITEKTTIICQGGGNFGDIYTNHQNIRETIIRHFPNNRVIVLPQTVFFEGDMTKSINIFTQHLDCHLFARDRESAELLKHFSKHVYLCPDMAHQLYADFPYRDVTIQNKKILYFLRTDIEKTEIEEKITSILPENASIKDWDTLLPRKYYHSLRYKLIKRLLKLSKKTNSTFLSKIAHKMWLNYTKEIIHYVISEFLKYDEVITSRLHAHILSCLLHLPNQVCNNSYGKNYNYFRYYVAVAQSQKIKQLISKRKPLAQ, encoded by the coding sequence ATGCAAAACTCAACTTTATCTACACTAAAAGACAACTTAAATATTATCACAGAGCTCATTATTGATAAAAATGATGTGTTTTATATTGATATTCCATTCTATTTTAATGTAGGAGATTTACTTATATACCATGGGACAGAAAGATACTTTGAACAGAATGGTATAACCCCTAAATTGCGTGCATGCATTCTATCTTTTGATCTAGAAAAAGCAAAACAACTCATTACTGAGAAAACCACTATCATTTGCCAAGGTGGAGGAAACTTCGGTGACATCTACACTAATCACCAAAATATCCGAGAAACAATTATTAGGCACTTTCCTAATAATCGTGTGATCGTACTTCCGCAAACGGTTTTTTTTGAAGGAGATATGACCAAAAGTATTAATATTTTTACTCAACATCTAGATTGTCACTTATTTGCTAGAGATCGTGAGTCGGCAGAATTGCTAAAACATTTTTCAAAACATGTTTACCTTTGCCCAGATATGGCTCACCAGCTTTATGCTGATTTTCCATATCGTGATGTGACAATACAAAATAAAAAAATACTCTATTTCCTACGCACCGATATAGAAAAAACAGAAATTGAAGAAAAAATTACTAGTATATTGCCTGAAAATGCGAGTATTAAAGACTGGGATACTCTATTACCCAGAAAGTATTATCATTCTCTCAGATATAAACTAATAAAAAGATTGCTCAAATTATCGAAGAAAACAAACAGTACTTTTTTGAGCAAAATTGCTCATAAAATGTGGCTTAATTACACTAAAGAGATTATCCACTATGTCATTAGCGAATTTCTAAAATACGATGAAGTAATTACAAGCCGACTTCATGCACATATTTTATCTTGCTTATTACACCTACCAAATCAAGTTTGTAATAATTCATATGGAAAAAATTACAATTATTTTCGGTATTATGTAGCAGTTGCACAAAGTCAAAAAATCAAACAGTTAATCTCAAAAAGAAAGCCTTTGGCTCAATAA
- a CDS encoding lipooligosaccharide biosynthesis protein, putative (COG3306 Glycosyltransferase involved in LPS biosynthesis), whose amino-acid sequence MHTNYVISLTNAHARRDHIRQEFGRHNISFEFFDALTPSQQLSEEIRHLLPELLEHKNQTPGEKACLMSHLLLWQRCINENMPFISIFEDDVLLGENASKFLNEYDWLYERFSKEEAFIIKLETFLQKVNTQTSKIAAFENRYFDKLHSEHVGTAGYIISYQAAQLLLSEFQKLKNEQLRPIDILMFNIALNKKIVSYYQLTPAICMQLPQHQQSLAEIKSQLSYERQQNAKLNSYKDKLNIWLLFMKGITKPYRLYLKKKRKIIPFE is encoded by the coding sequence ATGCATACTAACTATGTTATTAGCTTAACGAATGCTCATGCTCGCCGAGACCATATCAGACAAGAATTTGGGCGCCACAATATATCCTTCGAGTTTTTTGATGCGTTAACCCCATCTCAACAGTTAAGTGAAGAAATCCGTCATCTACTTCCCGAATTACTTGAACATAAAAATCAAACACCTGGTGAAAAAGCATGTTTAATGAGCCATTTGTTGCTTTGGCAACGATGTATTAACGAAAATATGCCTTTTATTAGTATCTTTGAAGATGATGTGCTATTAGGAGAAAATGCCTCTAAATTTTTAAACGAATATGATTGGTTATATGAACGTTTTTCAAAAGAGGAAGCGTTTATCATCAAACTAGAAACGTTTTTACAAAAAGTAAATACACAAACAAGTAAAATAGCCGCATTCGAAAACCGATATTTTGACAAGTTACATAGTGAACATGTAGGAACAGCTGGATATATTATTTCTTACCAAGCTGCGCAGTTACTACTATCAGAATTTCAAAAACTAAAAAATGAGCAGCTGAGACCTATTGATATCCTGATGTTTAATATTGCACTAAACAAAAAAATTGTCTCATATTATCAATTAACTCCTGCGATTTGTATGCAACTACCACAACATCAACAAAGTCTAGCTGAAATAAAAAGCCAACTTTCCTATGAAAGACAACAAAATGCAAAACTTAATTCTTATAAAGATAAACTAAATATATGGCTGTTATTCATGAAAGGGATCACTAAACCATATAGACTTTACTTAAAGAAAAAAAGAAAAATTATTCCATTTGAATAA
- a CDS encoding sodium-dependent transporter (COG0733 Na+-dependent transporters of the SNF family) produces the protein MTTKQERQTWSSRLTYVMTVAGATVGFGATWRFPYLVGENGGGAYVFLFCLAMLLIGIPMILVENVIGRRLRVNAIDAFGDKLEKRNISKYWKIVGYLGLLGAFGIMAYYMVLGGWVITYIVNLITGTLDISQPITKEIAQDFYTSHINDSPMGVTLYTLLFVLLNYFILAKGIIGGIERAVRYLMPLLFIFLIGMVIRNVTLPGAMEGITFYLKPDFSKITPQLFVFVLGQVFFALSLGFGVLITLSSYLNKEENLIQTAIITGFTNTIIAVLAGFMIFPSLFTFGIAPNSGPTLVFQSLPIVFSHLWLGKIFAIIFFSLLLIAALTTSLTIYEVIITALQEKLKMRRSKAIMLTLGVIFVLGNLPSILGDNVFKDIRIFGKSIFDTFDYVSGNILFMLTALGCAIFVGFVLKEDAKKELSPTPDSTFTTIWFNYVKFVVPLIILVIFVSNLL, from the coding sequence ATGACAACAAAACAAGAAAGACAAACTTGGTCTAGTCGACTCACTTATGTCATGACCGTTGCGGGTGCAACCGTGGGTTTTGGCGCAACATGGCGTTTCCCTTATCTCGTTGGTGAAAATGGGGGGGGCGCATATGTTTTTTTATTCTGTTTAGCCATGCTCTTAATTGGCATTCCGATGATTTTAGTTGAAAACGTCATTGGACGACGTTTACGCGTGAATGCGATTGATGCATTTGGTGATAAACTCGAAAAACGCAACATTTCAAAATATTGGAAGATCGTGGGCTATTTAGGTCTACTCGGTGCATTTGGTATTATGGCCTATTATATGGTGTTAGGTGGCTGGGTGATTACTTATATCGTCAATTTGATTACAGGTACACTCGATATTTCCCAACCTATCACAAAAGAAATCGCACAAGACTTCTATACTTCACATATCAATGACAGCCCGATGGGTGTCACGCTCTATACGTTACTCTTTGTGCTCTTGAACTATTTTATTCTCGCCAAAGGGATTATCGGCGGGATTGAGCGAGCAGTGAGATATTTAATGCCCCTACTCTTTATTTTTCTGATTGGCATGGTCATTCGTAACGTCACACTCCCTGGTGCAATGGAGGGTATCACATTTTATCTAAAACCGGATTTCTCTAAAATTACACCACAGCTCTTTGTTTTCGTATTAGGACAAGTTTTCTTTGCGCTAAGCCTCGGCTTTGGTGTATTAATCACGCTGTCCAGTTACTTAAATAAAGAAGAGAACCTTATTCAAACTGCGATCATTACAGGCTTCACCAATACTATCATTGCTGTTCTTGCTGGTTTTATGATCTTCCCATCATTATTTACTTTTGGTATCGCTCCTAATTCAGGTCCAACTTTAGTTTTCCAAAGCTTACCGATCGTCTTTTCACATTTATGGTTGGGGAAAATCTTTGCTATTATTTTCTTTAGTTTATTACTTATTGCTGCGTTAACCACTTCATTAACAATTTATGAAGTCATCATTACTGCGCTACAAGAAAAGCTCAAAATGCGTCGTAGTAAAGCAATTATGCTAACATTAGGCGTGATCTTCGTATTAGGTAATCTTCCGTCTATTCTAGGAGACAATGTATTCAAGGATATTCGCATTTTTGGAAAAAGTATTTTTGATACCTTTGACTATGTGAGTGGTAATATCCTCTTTATGCTTACTGCACTTGGTTGTGCCATTTTTGTTGGATTTGTGTTAAAAGAAGATGCCAAAAAAGAACTTTCTCCTACACCAGATTCTACTTTCACAACGATCTGGTTTAACTATGTAAAATTTGTTGTTCCACTCATTATTTTAGTTATTTTTGTGAGCAATTTATTGTAA
- a CDS encoding endonuclease III (COG0177 Predicted EndoIII-related endonuclease), producing MNKQKRIEILTRLRDANPHPTTELHYSSPFELLIAVILSAQATDKGVNKATEKLFPVANTPQSILDLGVEGLKHYIKTIGLYNSKAENIIKTCRDLLEKHEGEIPQNRTALEALAGVGRKTANVVLNTAFGQPTIAVDTHIFRVSNRTGFAPGKDVVKVEEKLLKVVPNEFKVDVHHWLILHGRYTCIARKPRCGSCIIEDLCEFKEKTDCS from the coding sequence ATGAATAAACAAAAACGGATTGAAATACTTACTCGGTTACGGGATGCCAATCCTCATCCAACCACTGAGCTTCACTATAGTTCACCTTTTGAGCTATTAATTGCTGTGATTTTATCTGCACAAGCAACAGATAAAGGAGTAAATAAAGCGACTGAAAAATTGTTTCCTGTCGCTAATACCCCTCAATCCATTTTAGATCTGGGCGTAGAGGGGTTAAAACACTATATCAAAACTATTGGACTCTATAATAGTAAAGCAGAAAATATCATTAAAACGTGTCGCGACTTGCTCGAAAAACATGAGGGTGAAATTCCGCAAAACCGTACCGCACTTGAAGCCCTAGCTGGCGTTGGCAGAAAAACTGCGAATGTGGTGCTCAACACAGCCTTTGGTCAACCTACGATTGCCGTCGATACGCATATTTTCCGTGTCTCTAATCGAACAGGATTTGCCCCTGGTAAAGATGTCGTCAAAGTGGAAGAAAAATTACTTAAAGTCGTACCGAACGAGTTTAAAGTGGATGTCCACCATTGGTTAATTTTACATGGTCGCTATACTTGTATCGCCCGTAAGCCACGCTGTGGTTCATGCATTATAGAAGATCTGTGTGAATTTAAAGAAAAAACGGACTGTTCTTAG
- a CDS encoding electron transport complex protein RsxE (COG4660 Predicted NADH:ubiquinone oxidoreductase, subunit RnfE): protein MSEPFEKHTALSDQKTDVVETTAVQAEKQATHLWKDLFWQGVWKNNSTLVQLLGLCPLLAVSNNVTNALGLGLATMLVLMCSNTVVSLFRQHIPHEIRIPIYVMIIATTVTMVQLLMNAYTYSLYQSLGIFIPLIVTNCIVIGRAEAFASKNSLRHAMFDGFAMGLGMCLSLVVLGAIREILGNGTLFDGLEHLLGDWAKAVRIELFQLDSHFLLAILPPGAFIGLALILAMKNFIDQRK, encoded by the coding sequence ATGAGCGAACCTTTTGAAAAACATACCGCACTTTCTGATCAAAAAACAGATGTTGTCGAAACCACTGCGGTACAAGCAGAAAAGCAAGCTACACACTTATGGAAAGATCTGTTTTGGCAGGGGGTATGGAAAAATAACTCGACGCTTGTTCAACTATTAGGATTATGCCCTTTATTAGCTGTCTCAAACAATGTCACTAATGCTCTGGGTCTAGGCTTGGCAACTATGCTCGTGTTAATGTGCAGTAATACGGTCGTGTCGTTATTTCGTCAACACATTCCACATGAAATCCGTATTCCTATTTATGTGATGATCATTGCTACGACAGTTACCATGGTACAATTATTGATGAACGCGTATACTTACTCGCTTTATCAATCTTTAGGCATTTTTATTCCATTAATTGTCACAAACTGCATTGTTATCGGTCGCGCAGAAGCCTTTGCCTCAAAAAACTCACTACGCCACGCGATGTTTGATGGTTTTGCTATGGGACTGGGTATGTGCCTCAGTTTAGTTGTACTCGGGGCAATTCGCGAGATCTTAGGTAATGGTACTTTATTTGATGGGCTAGAACACTTACTAGGCGATTGGGCAAAAGCAGTACGAATTGAACTGTTTCAACTGGATAGCCATTTTTTGCTTGCGATTTTGCCACCTGGTGCTTTTATCGGTTTAGCGCTCATTTTAGCGATGAAAAATTTTATCGATCAACGTAAATAA
- a CDS encoding electron transport complex protein RnfG (COG4659 Predicted NADH:ubiquinone oxidoreductase, subunit RnfG) has protein sequence MKTVKISAYYATLLAFVAVICTSLSTAVYFLTKEKIAQEMNKQQRDLLLQVVPQQYIDNDLTDHCYQPTSPKLIENRITQICVGIKNGKKMAYAFETSARDGYSGEIRLLVGLTPEGEVLGVRVLEHHETPGLGDKIETRISDWILSFTQQKIHADNANEWAVKKDGGKFDQFAGATITPRAVVNQVKRAALSMLDELNQGNQP, from the coding sequence ATGAAGACGGTTAAAATTTCAGCTTATTACGCCACGTTACTAGCCTTTGTTGCGGTTATTTGTACGAGTTTATCTACTGCGGTGTATTTTCTAACCAAAGAGAAAATTGCCCAAGAAATGAATAAGCAACAACGTGATCTCTTACTACAAGTGGTACCACAACAGTATATTGATAATGACTTAACGGATCATTGCTATCAACCCACCAGCCCTAAACTCATAGAAAACCGTATCACCCAAATTTGTGTTGGAATAAAAAATGGGAAAAAAATGGCATACGCTTTTGAAACAAGTGCTCGTGATGGTTATTCTGGCGAAATTCGTTTACTCGTAGGATTAACCCCAGAAGGAGAAGTATTAGGCGTTCGCGTATTAGAACATCACGAAACGCCAGGGCTGGGGGATAAAATTGAAACCCGTATATCAGATTGGATTCTAAGCTTTACTCAGCAAAAAATTCATGCCGACAATGCAAATGAATGGGCAGTAAAAAAAGATGGAGGGAAATTTGATCAATTTGCTGGTGCAACTATCACACCACGCGCTGTTGTTAACCAAGTAAAACGCGCTGCACTCAGTATGTTAGATGAACTCAATCAAGGAAATCAACCATGA